The proteins below come from a single Shinella zoogloeoides genomic window:
- a CDS encoding aminotransferase, with translation MPRFNPLVETLAPPPIPSVFAWGDAYDGRSGPMIDLSQAVPGYPPHPEMLRLLGEYAASRAYTGYGPIEGEDGLRKAYGEHVAGTYGAPLAAANVHITAGCNQAFICAAMAVAGAGDAVLMTDPYYFNQETTLAMLGIKTRFAACDPANGFLPDVDALAAAITPDVRAVALVSPNNPTGAVYPPALLSAIYDVCAARGVWLILDETYRDFLPAGAGRPHDLFGRPGWEDTLISLYSFSKSFCIPGHRLGAITAGAGVVEQVAKIMDNLQICPPRSAQAAVATALPLLADWREENRREIARRVEALRATMTGVPAWRVGAVGAYFAFIGHPFGDVPSARVAEKLAKEAGILCLPGSYFGARQEGYLRFAFANADVGTIARLKDRLGRFALD, from the coding sequence ATGCCCCGCTTCAATCCGCTCGTCGAAACCCTCGCTCCTCCGCCGATTCCCTCCGTCTTCGCCTGGGGCGATGCCTATGACGGCCGCAGCGGGCCGATGATCGACCTGTCGCAGGCCGTTCCCGGCTATCCGCCGCATCCCGAGATGCTGCGCCTGCTCGGCGAATACGCCGCCTCGCGCGCCTATACCGGCTATGGCCCGATCGAGGGCGAGGACGGCCTGCGCAAGGCCTATGGCGAGCATGTCGCCGGGACCTACGGCGCGCCGCTCGCCGCCGCCAACGTCCATATCACGGCGGGCTGCAACCAGGCCTTCATCTGCGCCGCCATGGCGGTGGCCGGCGCAGGCGATGCCGTCCTGATGACGGACCCCTATTATTTCAACCAGGAAACCACGCTCGCCATGCTCGGCATAAAGACGCGGTTTGCGGCCTGCGACCCGGCGAACGGCTTCCTGCCGGATGTCGATGCGCTTGCCGCCGCGATCACACCGGATGTGCGGGCCGTCGCCCTCGTCTCGCCGAACAACCCGACGGGCGCCGTCTACCCGCCGGCGCTTCTTTCGGCCATCTACGACGTCTGCGCCGCCCGGGGCGTCTGGCTGATCCTCGACGAGACCTATCGCGACTTCCTGCCGGCCGGCGCCGGACGGCCGCACGATCTCTTCGGCCGTCCGGGCTGGGAGGACACGCTGATCAGCCTCTACAGCTTCTCGAAATCCTTCTGCATTCCCGGCCATCGTCTCGGTGCGATCACGGCGGGCGCAGGCGTGGTCGAGCAGGTGGCGAAGATCATGGACAATCTGCAGATCTGCCCGCCGCGTTCCGCGCAGGCCGCCGTGGCGACCGCCCTGCCGCTGCTTGCCGACTGGCGCGAGGAGAACCGCCGCGAGATCGCCCGGCGGGTGGAGGCGCTGCGCGCGACGATGACGGGCGTGCCGGCCTGGCGCGTCGGTGCTGTCGGCGCCTATTTCGCCTTCATCGGCCATCCCTTCGGCGATGTGCCTTCGGCCCGCGTGGCGGAAAAGCTTGCCAAGGAGGCCGGCATCCTTTGCCTTCCCGGCAGCTATTTCGGTGCGCGGCAGGAGGGATATCTGCGTTTCGCCTTCGCCAATGCCGATGTCGGGACGATCGCGCGGCTGAAGGATCGCCTGGGTCGATTCGCACTCGACTGA